The nucleotide sequence GCCGGTCCCTGTAGGACCCAGGAGGGATTTATGCCCGGTAAAAGCAAGGAGATCTATGGCGCAGGAGTGCATATTGATCGGATACGCACCCCCTGTCTGGGCAGCGTCAACCAGAAATAATAATCCATGCCTTCTTGCAATGCGGCCGACCTCGCTGATCGGCAGCAATGTCCCCACCACATTTGATGCATGGTTCAGGGCAATTAAGGTTGTATTGGGACGTATTGCCTTCTCTATATCGGCAGGATCAAGAAAACCTTCTCTGGAACAGGGCACCGCTGTTATTGCAACACCTTCCTGTTCCAGTGCCCGCAATGGTCTCATCATCGAATTGTGTTCGAGACTGCCGGTAATCACGTGATCCCCTGGAGACAAAAGTCCCCGGATGGCAAGATTGAGCGCCTCTGTTACGTTATACCCGAAAACAACACGGAGAGGATCAGACGCACCGAATATTTCTGCAATTGCCTCACGGGTCTCATAAACAATACGGCCGGCTTCAATAGACAAACGGTGCGCAGACCGTCCCGGATTGGCGCCTATTTCATTTAAAAAATAGACCATGGATTCTGCCACACATGGCGGTTTTGGCCATGACGTGGCAGCATTGTCCAGATACACTATCTTTTTATTCAATTGTTGATCTCTGATATCTTTCATAATAACCCGCTGATCACTTGCTGAGCGTAAGCTTAAATTCTTCGTTTACTTCTTCGATTACAACCTGAAGACCTTTATTTGAAGACATGCGCCGCACATTTTCACGGGCGGTAACCGTATCCACAAAAACCTCGATAGGGAATGTGCCTTCATCTATTGCCTTGTTGGCCAATATAACCGGTTGAGGACAGGAAAGACCGCGCGCATCTATTGTTTTTATCATGGCATCCTCCATTAATGTTTTTCTCTCATGGTAAGTCCGATAAGTGTACATACCACAATACCCAATATTACTGCAATCATACCGTACTGAGAGACCCCACCTACCTTTAAAACCCCATCCACAAGGCTGTCCGGGCTACCGGCAAGACTGAAGTTATGGCTTACGCCCGCACCGACAATCATACCGAGGACGAATATACCCGCATCGCTGTCTCCTTCACCTGAAAGGATCAACTGCCTGCCGGGGCAACCGCCGCCCAGGGTAAAGGCCATCCCTGCCAGTGACATGCCCATAAAATTCCACAGGTAATTGCTGTGGGCCACGGGTTGCATTTCAAAACCGAACTTCACCTGTCCCAGAACCATGTTGGCAATAAAAGCTATTACAACGAGGGCAATAACTCCGCTGAGCAGGTGTGTGTCGCCCATGAGGATTACATCACGGGCAGCGCCCATAGTGCAGAACCTGGTTCTTTGCGCGAGAAAGCCGATAATCAGGCCCGCTGCCAGAGAAATCAGTAAAGGTGCGTGTAAAGAACCGGGACCTTTTGCGCTGAATAAAATAGGGCCGCCTGCAGAAAACTGGGGATGGAAGATGAGAAGAAGCAAAAGCCCTACGACGAAAAGCGGCATAATCAAGCCAACTGCAGTATAGGTTTTAAGGGAACGGCCAAGATTGTAACCTGACTTGAGGAATACAACCCCGACTGCGATACCCGCTCCCAATCCAATCAAACCGATAATGGCGTTCAAGTCGCCACCGGCCAGCCGGAGCAGCGCCCGCCAGGGGCAACCGAGAAAGGTAAGCGCTCCGATCATTGCAAATATACCAAGGACAAAGCGTACCAGCGGGGCGGACCCTGCACGTGATCTGAACTCCCGAAACAACAGAGCGGCAGCCATTGATCCCAGCACGAAACCGATAATCTCAGGCCTTATATACTGGACAACACCGGCGCGGTGCAGACCCAGGGCGCCGGCAATATCACGTTCAAAACAGGCCACACAGACACCCATGTTTGGCGGGTTGCCAAATTTCTGGAGCAGCGGTGCAATTATACCGATTGCTGCTCCGGCAAAGATAATGCCCCAGTGTGAGGCAAAGAAACTAATCATTTTCTTGGACATTTTGTCTCCCTCCTTAAAATGTTTTCACCCTGCTGCAAGCGAAATATCCTGCAGCAGACAACAGCCGTTAAAACAAAAAAACCGCCACCGGCATATGCCAGTTGCGGCCAAGGGAGCACACATAAGTATGATATCAAGACAGGATACTTCTCCCGGCAACCTCTGACAAATGCAGGTTTGCATATGAACGCCAACTGGCGCTCAAGGATAAGCATCAACTAACGCGGGGATAAATCATCATATAACCTTCATAATATATATTATTTTCATTTAACTAAGGTTAAAAATAGCACAAAAAAACTGAAAAAGGAAGGGGTTATTTAATATAGAAAGTATTACTTGAACAAGAAATTGTTCAAGTCTATAATGAGTATGTGACTCAATTATGAACAGCTAAATGAGAAAATATATCCTTTGAAGAAATACGGGAACATTTCCTGTGATGCAAATGAAGGTTTGCAAAGAAGAACTAAAAATATGTCCGGAAAGGAGAAGCCATGACTATTGGTATAGTGAGAGACGATATTTACTTGGAACATATCACGGATTCCTACCATCCCGAAAACCCTGACAGACTGAAAAATATATACTCAATGCTTGATACTATAGATAACAGCGGTATTGTATATATTTCTCCAAGGATGGCTACGCATGAGGAGATCGCCCTTAACCATGATGTGCTGTACATCGAATCCATTGCTTCGACACAAGGCAAGGAAAGAAGGCTTGACCCTGATACGGTGACGTCGCCAAAGTCATATGAAGCATCCTGCATGGCAGTCGGCGGGGTGCTGGAGCTTGCGGACAAGCTTGTTGCCGGTGAAATTGATACGGGTTTTGCTCTTGTCAGACCGCCGGGGCATCACGCGGAACGGAACAAGGCTATGGGATTCTGTATATTCAACAATATTGCTGTTTGCGCGAGATACCTTGAAAAAAAATACAATTTCAACAGGATTCTTATTGTGGATTTTGACCTCCATCACGGGAACGGGACACAGCACAGTTTTTATAAGGATTTTAAAGTACTCTATTTTTCAACCCACGCGTATCCCTACTATCCGGGAACAGGCTGGTATGAAGAAATGGGTGATGACGAAGGAAAAGGATATACAGTCAATGTGCCCCTGTCACACGGTATGGGAGACGCCGACTACTCATATATCTTTAAAGAGGTTCTGGCGCCGATAGCCGATCAGTATAAACCTGAAATCGTACTTGTTTCCGCGGGTTTTGATACACATCATAAAGACCCGCTTGGCGGTATGGCAGTTACTGAAGACGGTTTTGCAGAGATGACGGGCATTCTTCTCGATATTTCAAAGAAACATTGCGGAGGTATGACTCTTTTTGTCCTTGAGGGAGGATATGACCTGGGGGGTCTCACCAACGCAGTGAGGTCTGTCATTATGGAAATGAAGGGCGCCTCCACTTTTACCAGGGATAAAAAAGGAAACCCTTCAAGTGAAGTTATTCAGGTTGTTGACAGGGTAAAGAAGACTTTACGTCCCTATTGGCCCGGATTATAATTGCCTTTTGCGATTTAGGATTGCGGATTTTGGAATTAAAAATCCAAAATCCAAAATCCTAAATACATTTAGTCTTTCCAGATCATCTCTTTAAGCTCTTTACCGACTTTAAAGTAGGGGAGCTTTTTGGGCTTAACATCTACTAATTGTCCTGTTTTAGGATTTCTCCCTTTATATGCCTTATATTGCCTGATGGTAAAGCTTCCAAAACCCCTGATTTCCACCCTTTCACCTTTTACAATGGCCTGTTTTATGGTTTCCACTATTGTGTCCACTGCAACTTTAGCCACCTTCTGGTTTAATTTCAAATCTTCTGCTACCTTGTTGATTATGTCAATTTTGTTCATCTAATTACCTCCTATAGATTTTCTATCACATATTTAAACGCATTGTTAAATATTTTCAAACCGTTTTCTTCATTCCTCACATCTTCCCTTGTCCACCTTGGGTGCTGGGTGTAATGAATGTATGCTTCAGGATGGGGCATAAGCCCGAATATCCTCCCGCTCGGGTCGCTTAAGCCGGCTATCGCCTCAACTGACCCATTGGGGTTGTATGGATACTCTTTTGTTTCATTACCTTTCTCATCAATGTATTGCATCACAATATGTCCGTTTTTTTTCAGCATATTTAATGCGTCCGCATTTTCCGGTACAAGTTTTCCTTCCCCGTGTCTTACAGGAAGATAAATATTATCTATATCTTTCGTAAAAATACAATGGGAAAATCTGTTCGTTTTTAAATTTGCCCACCGGTCCTCAAATCTTCCGGAGTCATTGAATGTGAGGGTAACGGATTGTTTGCCGTAGTTGCTGCCGAACCCTGGCAGCAGCCCGGTTTTTACAAGAAGCTGGAACCCGTTGCATATACCGAGGATGATCTTGCCCTCTTGAACAAATTTCACCAGTTCATCAATAAATCTCTGATCGGAGCCTTTTATCTTTTGATATTTCCACTTTACCGCCTGTGCCTTCGCAGATCCGAGGTCGTCGCCGTCGAGAAACCCACCCGGGAGATGAATAAACGTATAGTTGTGTATTTTCAGGGCCTTTTCACCCAGCGCGTTAATATGCATCAG is from Pseudomonadota bacterium and encodes:
- a CDS encoding histone deacetylase, encoding MTIGIVRDDIYLEHITDSYHPENPDRLKNIYSMLDTIDNSGIVYISPRMATHEEIALNHDVLYIESIASTQGKERRLDPDTVTSPKSYEASCMAVGGVLELADKLVAGEIDTGFALVRPPGHHAERNKAMGFCIFNNIAVCARYLEKKYNFNRILIVDFDLHHGNGTQHSFYKDFKVLYFSTHAYPYYPGTGWYEEMGDDEGKGYTVNVPLSHGMGDADYSYIFKEVLAPIADQYKPEIVLVSAGFDTHHKDPLGGMAVTEDGFAEMTGILLDISKKHCGGMTLFVLEGGYDLGGLTNAVRSVIMEMKGASTFTRDKKGNPSSEVIQVVDRVKKTLRPYWPGL
- the yedE gene encoding YedE family putative selenium transporter translates to MSKKMISFFASHWGIIFAGAAIGIIAPLLQKFGNPPNMGVCVACFERDIAGALGLHRAGVVQYIRPEIIGFVLGSMAAALLFREFRSRAGSAPLVRFVLGIFAMIGALTFLGCPWRALLRLAGGDLNAIIGLIGLGAGIAVGVVFLKSGYNLGRSLKTYTAVGLIMPLFVVGLLLLLIFHPQFSAGGPILFSAKGPGSLHAPLLISLAAGLIIGFLAQRTRFCTMGAARDVILMGDTHLLSGVIALVVIAFIANMVLGQVKFGFEMQPVAHSNYLWNFMGMSLAGMAFTLGGGCPGRQLILSGEGDSDAGIFVLGMIVGAGVSHNFSLAGSPDSLVDGVLKVGGVSQYGMIAVILGIVVCTLIGLTMREKH
- a CDS encoding integration host factor subunit beta, whose product is MNKIDIINKVAEDLKLNQKVAKVAVDTIVETIKQAIVKGERVEIRGFGSFTIRQYKAYKGRNPKTGQLVDVKPKKLPYFKVGKELKEMIWKD
- a CDS encoding sulfurtransferase TusA family protein, encoding MIKTIDARGLSCPQPVILANKAIDEGTFPIEVFVDTVTARENVRRMSSNKGLQVVIEEVNEEFKLTLSK
- a CDS encoding phosphoribosylformylglycinamidine synthase subunit PurQ yields the protein MKKGKPKSLILFGNGINCEYETAHAHKLAGFKPELMHINALGEKALKIHNYTFIHLPGGFLDGDDLGSAKAQAVKWKYQKIKGSDQRFIDELVKFVQEGKIILGICNGFQLLVKTGLLPGFGSNYGKQSVTLTFNDSGRFEDRWANLKTNRFSHCIFTKDIDNIYLPVRHGEGKLVPENADALNMLKKNGHIVMQYIDEKGNETKEYPYNPNGSVEAIAGLSDPSGRIFGLMPHPEAYIHYTQHPRWTREDVRNEENGLKIFNNAFKYVIENL
- a CDS encoding aminotransferase class V-fold PLP-dependent enzyme; this encodes MKDIRDQQLNKKIVYLDNAATSWPKPPCVAESMVYFLNEIGANPGRSAHRLSIEAGRIVYETREAIAEIFGASDPLRVVFGYNVTEALNLAIRGLLSPGDHVITGSLEHNSMMRPLRALEQEGVAITAVPCSREGFLDPADIEKAIRPNTTLIALNHASNVVGTLLPISEVGRIARRHGLLFLVDAAQTGGAYPINMHSCAIDLLAFTGHKSLLGPTGTGGLIVGDRVNTALMRPLKRGGTGSYSEHEEQPDFLPDIYESGTPNVVGLAGLNAGVRWIMGRGVDTIRTHEVLLTQRMIDGLAAIPGVTVYGSKDAQLQAPIISLEIDGLELSEAGLRLDEEYGILCRVGLHCSPAAHRTIGTFPSGTLRLSLGIFNTEEDVNAAIEAVARLTQEV